The Capsicum annuum cultivar UCD-10X-F1 chromosome 1, UCD10Xv1.1, whole genome shotgun sequence sequence tttgaattaagaaatatataaattaaaggTGTCACTGTCAATAGTAATTATTAaacataagttttgtatattGTTTGGAAAATCTTTCAAATAAAGtaccatatatttattttttgacaatactaattaaagttatttttctaattaatgatttttttgtaattaataaTTTCAGGTGATTAAGCTATCCAAGGAGGAGTAAAACAATGGATTGCTTAGCTGTTTAATTCCAGATCTTGTATTAGATAATTTGTTGTTATAATGTTGTGTTTTTAGCAATAATAATGCACCGAGGACGATGTGGAATAAATGAGGATATTtaatgttttatgttttttaaagAGTCAACGTTCAACGAAAGTAAATTAAGGGCTGCCACATGTCCCGTGAACTGCTATCATAACTGGATCTCCTATCGTTTGTCTATCTCTTATCGCGAaagcacttttttttttatcctttagtgTATGATTTGACTCCACTCAATATATCATGCCCATCAACAGACCCACTACAGCTGTACCGGCGAAGTCAACCTAGAATATTCAGTCAGGTGTTTTTAATATGAGTACACCCAGAAATCGGCCAGCCCTCATCCTCTTGGGATGCAACCTTACCTATATGTCAAAATTTTAGTGTTTATAAGAGAATATTATAGTACtctactttttcttattattatttgtataatAATGAAGTTTATCAGCTTTTTTTACAGTTACAAATCTAAAGCTTTGTAAAtctcataatatatataaatatttttgcatatttaaaaccacaaatttcaccaaaaataaattatttcttatatttttattaatgtcGGATCAAATTATATCGTGAAAATAGATACTAAGTATAATTTTCAATCGTGTTATTTAGGGGCGAAATTAGCATTATGGCTACGAGATAGGCACTCTAGCTTAAGCTTAAATTCTATATttgtgttttaaaaaattatttaatatatataaataatatattgagAACTCAAcagaccaaaaaaaaatattatgattcaaaattcatattaaaaattctaaggaaaaattacacattatagataaaataatttaataattacatggtatggttaatgttttaaaaaattacaattcatagctattaattttaataattacatggTATGGTTAATGTATATATCAAAGGCAAGTAAAACTTTCTctctcataattaattttttgttttatgtcTTAACTGATTGGAGTGTTTAGCAGCAATAGGTCATTCTTTTACCGGACGTTTTTAGCGGCATTATGTATTTCTCCTAATTAACAAATCTCAAAGCTtattctaatatatatcaaagaatatttttctttctattttttcttccaaATTTTCTGATATTTTGTGTTTTTCCCTACGCATTCGCTGtattttttcatagaagattttcttaattcaactaaattattatcaattatatattatgtgtcaattatcATACTgtaaattaaataactatatatctatataaatacAGTTGCAGAATGTATATTGagtgtgtacatatatattttgtataatgtatatacaaaaatataatttttttaattcaatcattattttcttaatacaactaaattgttatcaattatatattatgtgtcaattaaATATGCGTGTATGTATAAgtcatatattaattatttatatgatgtaattgtataAGTCGTATACGTATAAGTCAATTGTACAAGTCATATATGTATAAGTCATATATATCAATTGCATATgtcaattatataagtcatatatgtataagttgttaattgtatatGTGCATCcaatttccttcttttttttcaattgtaTATTTAATGTTTGTATATTATCATAgtgtatattaaataactatatatctgCATATATATATTTGCAGAATGTGTATTGAGTGTGTACATAGACATTTTGCACAGTGTatgtggtttcgaccacctctcatgcaattaccaaaaaactcctccactcccacttaattacataccatgccccaatatataataatttcattgtttcatcataatggtttaaatatttaatatattctattaatttatattaattaactataactacatattggaagtaaaaaaaatttatttatttaattggctatcatgttcaaaactaatttgttaccacgaatcacaataattaataacttaaaatatttaaaagacatgtagaaattttattgactctcattattttagcaatgccacataaattgagataaaagaaaaagtactgtaaagcataataattaacaacttaaaatatttcaaagatatataaaaattttagttgattctcaaaattgtaccGAAgctacataaattgggacacaaggagtaaatatattatttgataattaagtaaaaattattataaatcacaataattaacaatttaaaatactttttaaaaaatagataaaagctctattcaactctcaaaattttattggtgcaccataaatcatgataaaataaaaaattatcttaattaattgcaactaaatatttaaagttaatcaattttattattttaattgacttttatttattttagtaaatttaaattttaaaattatttttttcttatataaaagtactaatatttaaaattaactttaaatttttaaagtaaaaaattaataaatttaatttagtaaaaaaaattctaatgaatattttcttagaatttgtgttgggtcaatatatatcaagttaaaaaaaataaagaaaaatatgtagtaaaattttattattgtgaaagataaatataatgcactatccaataatgtttaataatatcatattttgcatatgcaaatatagcatcccatatttaattaatatactatttcgatgaattatcgatgattactattggatatgataaaattatattaatttttatagtaataacataatcaattgctcttaattaatgattatgattcatctaggtattaaaaaaataaataatatttaataaaaaaaataaaatagacataaaatgcagaattaactcttaatgttttaaattaaattttcgtctttcgaacgatgattttactatatcactcattattataagtcatttatgtattagaaaaataagaataacaaaatgatatgtcaacataaaatatttgattgactatcaaaattatattagtatcacataaattgagacgggacagaagaagatataaagcaacatatattatttgaaaatgaaataaaaagtactgtaaataacaataattaacaaaaaaaaattaaaaattgattgaCTTTTTACTGCTTCAATAGTGATTTTAACGTACATCCgcgattaattattataagtcacttatgtattgaaaaattaataatattgaatccatgattttactataatatatatatatatatatatatatactatgaataaaaattttcatgatattttttttaaaaaaaaaaaattactatatatactcaaagggcaaaagagtaaaaacacacaagaaataaatgtagagaaatcaagaagcaccaaatggattattaacatttgtaacactCAACACTTTTCTAAGtgtttccaaattcttcttgaatcaacacatacacataacaaaaataataaataatgataattacattttactatatcacctcttattaattattatggtcatttaagcattgtgccacataagtagaaatagaaaaaatattataaatcacaatgataaaaaatttaaattatttaaaaaatattattggctatcgtcgacacaaaactcaggacaaggagagtagcatatattattcaaaaattacataaaaagtattataaattacaatagttaacaacttaaaatatctaaaaataatttaatatgttatatatttcaaagtaattacatgaaaaatactagaaatcacaataattaacaacttaaaaaatttaaaagatataaaatatttggtcgactcttgaaattatattagtgtcactgaaattggaataggagaaaagtattataaatctcaatagttaaaaacttaaattatttttaaaatataattgactatcaatgccacaaaaatttggacaagaaaagtaacgtatattaatttaaaaattacataaaaaatattagaaattacaatagttaacaacttaaattatctaaatacatattaaaattaaCATATATTGAACTCATGGTAGAtttcggatgaatcctagaaaacatatgcaatccttttattaaaaacttttatctaaatatatcaagattgaaaagataaataaatatcttaatgttgggcccgtgctaacacgggtcatgctcctctagtatacaaatatatgattcttgaaattataaaaaaaataaaagaatgagaaagagGGGGGAGAAGACCGAGATAGAGGGATGGAAATGACGGAACGGGAGAGAGCTGAGAAAGAGGGAGAGAAAGAAAGGGATTTAAGGTATATCTATGTTTTGTAATTATACAAATTTTAACTATACCTTATAATTATAGACTAAAAGTTACCTATATCTAAatttttgccaaaaaaaaaaaaaactaacatacaATCCAATGAGATTTTTAAGAAGTCCCTTAAGAATCACATAATGTCTTTATTAAGTGCTTCCTAACAAGtcaaatctgagagcattatgcACTCTAGCTGTAATTTATCCCCTTTTTGTTTCCTTTTAAAATTTATACCAAGGCCCTCGAGAAAAGTTGTGTTTTTTGGTGTACCTTTTTTGTTTTGACATTTGGCCCAACAAACATTAAATAAGTGGTCCAACAGCCTCGAATTAAAATCTATTACTACAGGTATGTATATTGTGAACTTAATATCATTAGATAATTTGGTTCTTATTTCAACATCTTATGTCATAGCATACTGATAGTATAGTTTGTTATATTTTAACACTAAATATTTAGTCTGTCGCTTTTAAGCCACTAACCCTGCGAGGTCTGCTAGAAAGCTTTATAGCAGCTTTAAGAGATGGTAAAAACCAAGATTGAAAAAAGTCTCTTATAGGGACTGTTCAAACAAGCCTGACCTATGAGCCTGTGTATTTTAATGCATATCCAAATTTGCAGATTTCTCTTAGTGATGAGAATTCATTGAATGCTTTAATCTTGAATATTAAACTACATGGTTGTAATTACATACCTGGTACTAAGGTCATATGTATTTGTTACAGAATATATTATAAACCTCTTTATACTTTGAATCCTATGTGTAAGATTATGGATTTCAAAAATGAGACTATTCTTATGGAAACCAATTTTGGTAGGTCTAAAGTAGAAACTAGACGACCTATTAAAGGGATGAAATAGATTTTCCAAAAGAATGGATCCTTGAGGATATAGCTCCTCCTCAGAGTAATCTCGATAGTGAGATTTCAAAGGTGGAATAGATCGTTGATGGCACTATAAGAATCAGATTTTCTGATTCCCTACCTCTAATAAATAGAGCTAGTGATTTGCATATTACAACTTCATCAAGATTAACAAGATCAACATCATATATATCCCCTGTTGATTATATTGTTAATTCTCAATCTAGAGATTCTACTTTTCAGATTAGAGAAAGTTTTAGAATGAATAATATCAGAGTTGACAGCGATAATATTGCTAATGCAGTTTCTGATTTGAATCCAACAGAATCCGAAATGGATTTTCCTACAGGTTTAAAATGAATTAAGATAAAATTGACTTTAGTCCAGGATCTCcgataaggaaaaaaaaattaaagaattttttaaacCTAGATGGGAGCTCTTCAGAACATGATTTTTTCAAAGCTTTAATAAAGGTGAAAAAAACTACTTTCCAGGAAGAATTTTATAAAGATCTTTCGGCTCATAATAAAATGATTGCTTTTGTACCTTGGTTTATGGCCAAGTATGTGGataattatattttcatgctttctAGGAATTTTAAATTAACTAATGGAAAGGTCGCCTCATCAGTCTTCCCTCCTCAACAATCTTTTCAATTGGAAAAAGATAATAAAGTAGTTCATTTTACTGCTTTTGCAAAACTGATTGAGGATAATACTGCTCTAGTCACTGCTCAAAATGTCAACTTGGTGTTGAAATAGCATAATTATGCTAATATTTACATGAGCATACTAGGAGAACAAATAATTTGTTTATATGAAAAGATAGATAAGATTCTTGCTGAGATCAAGAAAATAGAGCCTAGTAATACTAAGCAGAAGGATATGGATATGGTTGTTACTGCTACATCTAGTATTCAGCCTCCACCTGATATCAAAGATTTTAAGATAAGTAATGACTTAGACGATATACAGGAATTGTTAGGAAAAGAATTTAGCGGGTTAAAGATAAACCATATCCATGGTGATAATACTGCACAGGACAATGATGGTCCAAATGAGGTTAAAAAAACTCACAGAGAAATTTGCGAGGAAATCGACCCAAAAAATGTTCTATTATCCAAGGCCTACTCCTCATGATGTTCTGTTTAAAGAACAGGGATTGTACATTCCTAACAGTTTTAGAGGTGATGAAATCTATGAATGAAACGTAGATGGTTTAATTGATGGACAGATTTCTATTATGGTACACCAAATGTTAATGTAACGAACAATTTACAAAGCCAATCAGAGAAACAATGATAAGGCTATTGCAGAAATGATTACTTCAGGCTTTACGGGTCAGCTTAAGGGTTGGTGGGATAATTATCTCACACCAGAACATAAAGCAAAAATTTTAGGTGCAGTAAAGGTAGAAAATGGCCAAGAGACCTTGAATGCAGTTTATACTTTAGTTATCAATATTATTGAGCACTTTTCAGGAAAATGGACTGATAAAAGTGAAAGTATCAGGACTTCACTCCAGAATCTTAGGTGCAAGACTCTGACATCTTTTAGGTGGTACAAAGATGTTTTCTTATCAAGAGTTATAGAATTACCTGAGAGTAATAGCACCCATTGGAAGTCCAAATTTGTAGATGGTCTTCCCATGTTGTTTGCGAAAAGAGTTAGGAAAATCCTGTGAGGTTCTAACCTGAGTATTAACTATGATGAGCATACATATGGAAGCTTGATCAATGTTTGTACTCAAGAAGGTCTAGCTTTATGTAATGAGATTAAGCTAAACCAACAAATAAAGAGACACCGTCTCAATGAGAGACAAAAATTAGGGGAATTCTGTGAATAATTTGCCATAGATAGTCCTAAATCTTCTAAAGAACCTTATAGGGGCAAGAAGAAGAAATTCTCTGAAGATAAAAAGACTAagagaattgagaaaaaatacAAGAGGAAAAAGGATTATAAATCCAAAAAAGAGAAGGCCAAAAAGACTAATTCTTGCTACAGATGTGGTAGATTTGGCCACTTTGCAAAAGATtgtaaagtaaaagaaaagattaagagTTTTACCTTAGATGAGAAAGTTAAAGACTCTTTATGTAAGATATTGTTTAATTCTTCTCCAAAAAATTTTAGTCTGAACCATAGTGATAATGAGGAAAGTCATTCGTCCACAGATGAAAATTTAAGAGTTCTTCATAATGAGGATTACCGGTCCTTAGAAGACGGATGTTTTCCCTACCAACAGGGACAACCTTGTAGTAACAAGGAAGAAGAAGATGTTGTTTTATAACATCTACTCCCAATTCCAAGATATGGAAATAAATGTCTTGAAAGAAGACAAATTAGCAGCTCTAATTGAAATGCTAAAAAATTTAAACCAGGAAGATAATAAACCATCTACAAGTTATTCTTCCAAAGAGGAGGAAATTCCTTGTATTCCCTCCCAAAGGGACCTTATACCATGACAAAAGTTCATAAACTTCTCAAGGAAAGACAAAAGGTTGTCAGTATCCCTGCAACAACACAAGACCTTAAGAATGAGATTGATAATCTCAAAAAGGAAATATCCTTTCTTAAGAGTCACAATTTAGCTTTGAATAAAAGGGTTTCTGCCCTAGAAAATCCCTCGGTGGCGCCTACTGTGGTAAGCCCTATGTAACGACCCTCCCGgtcatttgtgaaattttctcatctttcctATTTTAGCTCTCCCCGTAGTTGGTGTACGTGAATTATGACTCATGGGATGAGTAGTaccaattcttgaggtgttcAGAAGTTATTGAAGTCATTATAGttgaattattgagttttaataaatttaagtttGATTATAGGCAACTTTTGGTCAAGAAGACCTCGACttagaatttttatattttttaataatttcggAACATAGTTTTAGTCAATTTACATATTAACATGCTTCTATGAGATTTCGAATAAATGTTGCGAATTTATTAAaagtttgagatattttttaGATAATTAGTGTAATTGGTAATTTAATGagttaaaattcattattttgttttCCTAGATCATATTATTCCATTCCAGTTAATTAAACTAGTAGGTTTAACCTCTCCATATTAAAACAACATCCTAAATACAAAAGTGGCGGCTGAATAAGGGCATACTACATTGACCGAATTGGGAAAAGAAAAATTACGATCAACCTCAGATTTTGAGCATTCGGAAGCCTTACGGAAGGGTAAGGCCCTTGTAAAGTAGCTTACGTTCGAATTcttcggttgaggtaggttacggtttaattggagtttagactcgacctAATTGTGTGTATGTTAATTGAATACTTGTTGAttagtacatttatatttatgttggatcgggtaccacgccagtacgtttatatttatgttggatcgggtaacACTTCaatacgtttatatttatgttggatcgggtaccacgccggtatgtttatatttatgttggatcaggtaccacgccggtacgtttacatttatgttggatcaggtaccacgccggtacgtgtACATTTATGTTGAATcggataccacgccggtacgtttatatttatattggatcgggtaccacgccagtacgttTATATTTACGTTGGATCGAGTATcacgccggtacggtacatgaacatagattgttccctacaggtcatgactatttgggtaaaaataagtctcatagcatgtgtgtacatatttgtgttgattttgtggatgtttacgGTATGATTGATACTTTTGATGGTTATGTAGCTTGtctgtgagcactgtttgacctgttattgttgtattgttgattcattgcgaatttgttatgtgatgatgcATGTTTACTTGTTATTTGAGAATTTGTTATGTTATGTACATAAGcgttcttcttttgttgagtgcataAGGTACAAATGCAGTGTGAgctttagagaaaaaaaaaaaaaaaaggtgcaatgaagaaaaagaattaacaaATTCATTCAAAATGTTTTCACTAACAAAAaaggcagtccggtgcactaaagttccCAATACAAGGGTGTATATTGTACGCTCGACTATATTTATGGTTCATTAACAATTACTAATATATCTCTTTGCTGACTATGTTTATAGTTCATGTACTGCTCGACTCAATTAGGACTCACGGGAAATGAAGTGCACCTCGTAATGCCCTCGATGAGCTTTTTCTGATTTTTGGGGCTTAAAAGTGCCTTATATGAGCCTTTAAGACTGCTTATCAGCCATTTCAAGCTTATCAAACTGTCGTTGTGACTTGGAAAGAGCTAAAGTTATGTGCTACACCCATACGTAAATGAAGCATTTAATAAATAACATCAACAGCTGCAGGAACTACAACATAAAGTATCCACAAAACTACAAGTTGTTTTACAAAATAGATTTTGAAGAATCCAAGGGTAAATTGGAATACAGGAGCTAAGGCATCTACATCATTCAAACGTCCTCTATTTATTGTCGTAAATGGACCATGTAGTACTTCATTTGCTTCAAATCTCACCGGACAAAATGTGGCAGAAACTTATCCAGGATTTTAACCAACAATTTACACATACCGATCCAAGTTGTTTGAAGTTACGTATTCAAAACTTAATGAATCATCTGTAGCACCAGGCTCAACATCTCGCTCTATACACTTAATCACTTCAGCGGAGTATGTCAACGGTACCAGATTTTTAGCAGCAAAACTAGCAGGCCTTCTCTTACTAATTTCATAGCTTTCGTCCTGGTGCTCTTCTGATTCCGCTCCTAGTTTATGTGAATGACGGAATACTTCATCATACAACTTTTTGCTAACAAACGGCTGAGGTGAGAAACCGCCAAGGCCACTACTTAAGTGGGAAGAGTTGCTAAAGGAACCTCCACGCTGTATAGATATCGAAGGAATTTGAATAGAAGGAACTACAGGAATCTCAGCCCCATCGATTAGCCAATCCTTGTAGTAAACTGCAAACTGAGAAGTACATTTGTCCAGATTTTCACTGTACAATTTGTCAAGTAGCTTCAGCTTTCTTGACTTATTACGTAAATCATCAAGAAAATTAGCTTCTGAATCATACCAGTCCTTTAAATGTGAAAGATGAGGAAGAAACATGCGATCCCACAAATCAGTCAGCAAACTAGTCCTTGCTTGAAAAGGTGAATCGCAGAAAACTTGCAGGAGGTGCTTTGCAGCGCTACGGTCCTTCTTCTGTATCTTATATATTACACTGAGATACAGATGAGCACAAGCTGCCAATTTAGAATTGGGAATTCCAGACGTAAACTGATCCCGTAACTCACCTGAATTCAACCCAGTTATTATACTAAGCTGCAGTGAGGCTTTCTTAAGCTCTCTCTCATTTGCACAATCCTCTGCAGCTCTTTCTACTGTTTCGATAGCCTGTTCTAGAGTGGCTATGATCTTGCTTTCAGTATTCAGGCCTTCTTCAGATCCAACAAAATTTAGGGAAGCAAAACTATTGTGACGAAGCGATGTCCTAAAATCCTCATCTCGGAGAAAACATTTTATATGCCCGCTCAAGATAGAGATAACGGCTTGAATAGCTACTTCATCAAAAGCAGGAACAGCTGCATTGTGCTCAATCTCCCCGTAACTTTTGTTGGTTAGTGAACTTCTAGCTGATCTGCTGTAGGACGTCTCCGGCTGTTCCATATGCTTCTGATAATTATCTCTAAAGCTTGGACGTCCTGAAATATGTTTGCTCGAATTATTGAGACATTTTGTTGTTGCTCGTGTATCTTTTCCGAAGGATTCTCTCTTTGCTTCTGCTTCCTCACTTCTGCTAGAAGACTTGCCTTCGCCGTCATTTCTGTAAGTTCGATTTGAGTATATACGGTTGTATCTCAAATCATTTCGCTCTTCGACCTCAACTATCTCATTGCTTTGAGAAGCATTAGCAGATAGAAACTCATCGAAAGAACTAATACTTATCCTCTTAACATCTGATGATAGATCGCAAGAGCCCATTCTGTGCTTACTTTTCAAGTCATGCCGGGGGATATCAGATTTTATCCTCTCCGTCTTTTTTGCACCTGATGAAGCGACATACTTATAAGGATCTTGAAGTCGGTAAATAGGACCACTCTTTCCCTTTGTTCCCGATGAAGCTCTAGGCATCGTTTTTGACATCCTCCTATTGAATCCTTCCTTTGCGAGGAGGTCCTCCAGTGACATGGCCATCTTCTCTCAAAATATCAGACCACCTAAAGAGAATCATGAAAAGAGATAGTTCAGCCTATCTCAACTTTATTGTtcttctaatttaaaaaaaaaaaaaacaactttccAAAGCAAATAGGCTAATTATGCAGCCTACTAAATCAAGTACAAAAAAGGAAGTGCTCAAgaaacataaacatgagcaaaccATAAACAAAGGCGGATCTACAGTACTATTTATGGGTTCACGTCTTAGTAGCTTTAGCACGAACTCTATATAtgtataactaaaaaaaatactttagtgTGAACTCaattattattgtatattaaCTTAAGGTTGTTGTAGGAACCCAAAAACTTCAAATCCTGATTTGCCTCTCACCATAAACAAGAAATACGAAAAAAGCAGTacctttttagtttgttttatcttctatcaaaacaacaacaacaacaacaacaaacccagtgtagtCTCATAACGGTGTCTGGGGAGGATAATGTGTACGCATACCTTATCCCTAAAAGAAAAGACACATAACACCTCATCGAGAACCAATTATTTCTTTGATCTTTATAGATGAACTTGGGAGCGGAGCCACCTTGTACTAAGGGTGGTCAGGTGAACTCATCGAGAACCAATTATTTCTTTGATCTTAATAGATGGACTTGGGGGCAGAGCCACCTTGTACTAAGGCCTGACCTTGTCGGAAAATTATACCGCGTGTGTAAGTAAAATTCTATTATATTTGGTTAAATATAAAAGTTTGAACAACCTTAGCGCATCTGAGGGATGTAGCTTAGCGGTGACCCTCCAAGAACAAAAAGGACATAATCAAGAAACACAAATATGAGAATATCTTAAAGAATACCTTCGAAAACGGAAGTAACTTTGAGCTTGTTTAGGATAGGGAAAACTTTTAAAATAGCGATTTCATCTATCTTCTAACCAAAACCCAATAATCCTAAGTCAACACTCCAACTATGCAACTCAAGAGTGTGGtttagtggtcaatgaagtggttgAGAACCACACGGTCTGAAGTTCAATTCTCCAACGGAAACAAAAACATCAAGTGATTTCTTCACAATTTGCCAAAGCCTTGATGGACATAATTACCCAGTAACTATGTTGGTGGGAGGTAGCATTTGTCCCATGAAATTAGTCAAGGGGCACGCAAGTTGAACCGGCCACCACaattatcaaaagaaaagaagacTTCAATTAAGCAACATACCCTCCAAGGACATA is a genomic window containing:
- the LOC107873998 gene encoding uncharacterized protein LOC107873998, coding for MAMSLEDLLAKEGFNRRMSKTMPRASSGTKGKSGPIYRLQDPYKYVASSGAKKTERIKSDIPRHDLKSKHRMGSCDLSSDVKRISISSFDEFLSANASQSNEIVEVEERNDLRYNRIYSNRTYRNDGEGKSSSRSEEAEAKRESFGKDTRATTKCLNNSSKHISGRPSFRDNYQKHMEQPETSYSRSARSSLTNKSYGEIEHNAAVPAFDEVAIQAVISILSGHIKCFLRDEDFRTSLRHNSFASLNFVGSEEGLNTESKIIATLEQAIETVERAAEDCANERELKKASLQLSIITGLNSGELRDQFTSGIPNSKLAACAHLYLSVIYKIQKKDRSAAKHLLQVFCDSPFQARTSLLTDLWDRMFLPHLSHLKDWYDSEANFLDDLRNKSRKLKLLDKLYSENLDKCTSQFAVYYKDWLIDGAEIPVVPSIQIPSISIQRGGSFSNSSHLSSGLGGFSPQPFVSKKLYDEVFRHSHKLGAESEEHQDESYEISKRRPASFAAKNLVPLTYSAEVIKCIERDVEPGATDDSLSFEYVTSNNLDRYV